One genomic window of Candidatus Neomarinimicrobiota bacterium includes the following:
- a CDS encoding sodium:solute symporter, giving the protein MLSTLDFSIIIVFLMGISAYGIYNSRFNKTSEDYFLAGRDMPWWAAMLSIVATETSVLTFISIPGLAYRDNWFFLQLALGYILGRILVSIFLLPAYFKGGITSIYEVLGNRFGKKIQKTASGVFLVTRILADGIRFLATAVIVQVVTGWSLPVAVLIIGAVTVVYTLMGGIRTVVWVDSFQFVLYIGGGIIAIIYILMHSDASFGGMLTQLNDQGKLDIVRWGWDLFSNPWLFLSAVFGGMLLSFASHGADYMMVQRVMSVRDLAGARKAMVGSGIFVFIQFAIFLLAGSLIYIYLGGVELEKDREFSTFIVKELPVGLKGLLLAGVLSAAMSTLSSSINSLASSTTTDWLGGKTTIKTSRLISLGWAIVLIGIALVFDESDKAIVVMGLEIASFTYGGLLGLFLLTKIDRDFSQISLICGLVASMLIVFLMKSQGLAWTWFIGFSVLTNLVVVYLVDTLEKLLKKPD; this is encoded by the coding sequence ATGCTCTCCACACTCGACTTCAGCATCATCATTGTCTTTTTGATGGGTATTTCTGCTTACGGAATTTATAACAGCCGCTTCAATAAAACCTCTGAGGATTATTTCCTTGCTGGACGTGACATGCCCTGGTGGGCTGCCATGCTTTCCATCGTGGCAACAGAAACCTCTGTATTGACCTTTATCAGCATCCCTGGTTTGGCTTATCGCGATAACTGGTTCTTCCTTCAACTGGCATTGGGCTACATCCTGGGTCGTATTCTGGTGAGCATCTTTTTACTGCCAGCATATTTCAAGGGTGGTATTACCTCCATCTACGAAGTACTGGGAAATCGATTTGGAAAGAAAATACAGAAAACAGCTTCAGGTGTCTTTCTGGTTACCCGTATCCTGGCTGATGGGATCCGCTTCCTGGCAACTGCGGTGATTGTCCAGGTTGTGACGGGTTGGTCCCTGCCTGTGGCCGTGTTGATTATTGGTGCTGTGACTGTTGTTTATACCCTCATGGGAGGCATTCGCACGGTAGTCTGGGTCGACAGTTTTCAATTCGTGCTTTACATCGGCGGTGGTATTATAGCCATTATTTATATCCTCATGCATTCAGATGCCAGCTTTGGAGGCATGCTGACCCAATTGAATGATCAGGGCAAGCTGGATATTGTTCGTTGGGGGTGGGACTTGTTTTCTAATCCCTGGCTATTCCTGTCTGCTGTGTTTGGAGGTATGCTGTTATCATTCGCTTCCCATGGTGCCGACTACATGATGGTCCAAAGGGTTATGTCTGTGCGTGATCTTGCAGGTGCCAGAAAAGCCATGGTGGGAAGTGGTATCTTTGTCTTTATTCAGTTCGCTATATTCCTGCTGGCAGGCTCTCTTATCTATATCTATCTCGGCGGGGTTGAGTTGGAAAAGGACAGAGAGTTTTCAACATTTATCGTGAAAGAACTCCCGGTTGGATTAAAAGGCTTGTTGCTGGCAGGTGTGCTATCTGCAGCAATGTCCACCTTGAGTTCCTCAATCAATTCACTGGCGTCATCTACAACAACAGATTGGCTGGGTGGCAAGACCACCATTAAAACATCTCGTTTAATCAGCCTGGGGTGGGCAATTGTTCTGATTGGCATTGCTCTGGTTTTTGATGAATCTGACAAGGCCATCGTAGTCATGGGTCTGGAAATTGCCTCGTTCACCTATGGTGGATTACTGGGTCTCTTCTTGCTCACAAAAATCGACAGAGACTTTTCTCAGATCAGTCTGATTTGTGGACTTGTGGCATCCATGCTCATTGTCTTTTTAATGAAGAGTCAGGGTTTGGCCTGGACCTGGTTTATCGGTTTCTCCGTGTTGACAAACCTGGTCGTTGTCTACCTCGTTGATACTCTGGAAAAATTACTGAAAAAACCGGATTAG
- a CDS encoding 3-dehydroquinate dehydratase — protein MAISPPEKKRIFIIHGPNLNLLGSRDPEQYGTLTLDKVNTAIRKKARELDLETRIIQTNHEGRIIDLLHRRRKWADGIIVNPGAFTHYSYAIRDAIEGIQIPVVEVHLSNIYEREDFRSVSVTKDVCVAQFYGKKVDSYLEALTFLSKHLTPNS, from the coding sequence ATGGCAATATCACCTCCCGAGAAGAAACGAATCTTTATCATCCATGGTCCCAACCTGAATCTGCTGGGCTCTCGTGATCCCGAGCAATATGGAACCCTGACACTGGACAAGGTTAACACAGCTATTCGCAAGAAAGCTCGCGAGCTGGATCTTGAAACCCGGATTATCCAAACCAATCACGAAGGTCGCATTATTGATCTCTTGCACCGAAGACGGAAATGGGCCGATGGTATCATTGTTAATCCAGGGGCCTTTACACATTATTCCTACGCCATTCGTGATGCCATTGAGGGTATTCAGATTCCCGTTGTAGAGGTTCACCTCAGCAATATTTATGAGCGGGAAGACTTCCGAAGTGTTTCTGTTACCAAAGATGTTTGTGTCGCACAGTTTTATGGGAAGAAAGTCGACTCCTATTTGGAGGCACTGACTTTTCTCTCCAAACACCTAACACCTAACTCCTAA
- a CDS encoding T9SS type A sorting domain-containing protein produces the protein MHVAKRILLFLSILNLTLAAEHKLVASDPAMNDHFGISVDVSGDYAIVGAWEDDDSGTTSGSAYIFNRDPGTGDWVQTAKLVASDAAENDRFGCSVDMHGDYAIVGAYGNSHPSYGMGAAYIFQKDADSEDWLQRAKLVANDPHLGDSFGTSVAIDLDYALIGAPADDDVISESGSAYVFRRDEGLQSWSLKDKLIESNASQGAYFGNSVELFEGYAIIGSHRGTTESALIFKKDTGAETWTEQAILIPADWSADDEFGYAVAISAEYAVVGARYEDYSGGDNAGAAYIFKRDTGLETWTEMTKLRASDVGSGGAFFGAAVAILNRQVIVGSYNAGKAYLYDRESGQESWDETAIVPQNTISAGQAFGKSVGLSGSFLICGAPDDDESYTNSGSAYLIDQSDLSLPVELSTFSAQSKNGLVELYWTTSSEIENLGFILERATDRHLEIFKGWKEIASFKTHQTLTGQGSTTEETGYEYTDAKVSTGRAYEYRLSDVDYLGKITSHAPVSVVVRSHDQDLRPSAFRINSIYPNPFNPNTTLSYTLDQTMPVSISVLDIRGRLVKRLVNRSPHSSGTHQIEWQGENRLGVAMASGIYILNIQGSGFSQSVKLVKLD, from the coding sequence TTGCACGTTGCTAAACGTATACTACTCTTTTTATCCATTTTGAACCTCACCCTTGCAGCTGAACACAAACTGGTGGCTTCGGATCCAGCTATGAATGACCACTTCGGAATCTCCGTCGACGTCTCAGGAGACTACGCCATTGTAGGTGCCTGGGAAGATGATGATAGTGGAACGACATCGGGATCCGCTTACATCTTCAACCGGGATCCCGGAACGGGGGATTGGGTCCAAACTGCCAAACTGGTAGCCTCTGATGCCGCCGAGAATGACCGTTTTGGTTGTAGCGTGGATATGCATGGCGACTATGCCATTGTGGGTGCTTATGGAAACTCCCATCCTTCTTACGGCATGGGCGCTGCCTATATCTTCCAAAAGGATGCTGATAGTGAGGACTGGCTGCAAAGGGCAAAACTGGTGGCCAATGACCCACATCTTGGTGATTCGTTTGGAACCTCAGTTGCCATCGATCTTGACTATGCTCTCATCGGAGCGCCAGCTGATGACGATGTGATCAGCGAATCTGGATCGGCTTATGTGTTCAGGCGTGATGAGGGTCTACAAAGCTGGTCTCTCAAGGACAAACTGATTGAATCCAATGCCAGCCAGGGAGCATATTTTGGCAACTCAGTTGAATTGTTTGAGGGTTATGCCATTATTGGATCGCACAGAGGTACAACCGAATCTGCCTTGATCTTTAAGAAGGATACTGGCGCTGAGACCTGGACAGAACAAGCCATCCTCATTCCGGCCGACTGGAGTGCTGATGATGAATTTGGATATGCTGTCGCCATCTCTGCAGAATACGCTGTGGTTGGCGCAAGGTACGAGGATTATTCAGGTGGTGACAATGCTGGAGCTGCCTATATCTTCAAACGGGATACTGGATTGGAAACCTGGACAGAAATGACCAAGCTCAGGGCTTCTGATGTGGGCTCCGGTGGGGCATTTTTTGGTGCAGCCGTGGCCATTTTGAATCGCCAGGTAATTGTAGGTTCCTATAACGCGGGAAAAGCCTATCTCTATGACCGAGAATCTGGCCAGGAATCGTGGGATGAAACAGCCATTGTCCCTCAGAATACCATCTCTGCCGGTCAGGCTTTTGGCAAATCGGTGGGCCTCAGTGGCAGTTTCCTCATCTGCGGGGCACCTGATGATGATGAAAGCTACACAAATTCAGGGTCCGCTTATCTCATTGACCAATCCGATCTTAGTTTACCTGTTGAGCTTTCCACATTCAGCGCTCAATCAAAAAATGGGCTGGTGGAGTTATACTGGACAACATCAAGCGAAATTGAAAACCTGGGATTTATCCTTGAGCGTGCAACGGATCGTCATCTTGAGATATTCAAGGGCTGGAAGGAAATCGCCTCCTTTAAAACCCATCAAACCCTGACAGGCCAGGGGTCCACAACTGAAGAAACGGGCTATGAGTACACAGACGCCAAGGTATCAACTGGCAGAGCTTATGAATATCGGTTGAGTGATGTGGATTACCTGGGCAAGATAACTTCACATGCTCCAGTATCAGTTGTGGTTAGGTCTCATGACCAGGATCTGCGCCCAAGTGCTTTCAGAATTAATTCAATTTACCCAAACCCATTTAACCCCAACACGACCTTGAGCTATACTCTGGATCAGACCATGCCGGTCTCCATCTCTGTCCTGGATATTCGTGGGCGCCTGGTGAAGCGTCTTGTTAACAGATCCCCTCATTCATCTGGGACCCACCAGATTGAATGGCAGGGGGAGAACCGGTTGGGCGTTGCGATGGCAAGTGGGATTTACATCCTCAACATACAGGGCTCTGGATTTTCACAGTCTGTGAAACTGGTGAAGCTTGACTAG
- a CDS encoding SH3-like domain-containing protein, with protein sequence MRFKLFVLIMTAMMTMIGCESRERVKAPASDAQPAAPHQAMGAAHTILVKEVIQAKSYTYLFVAEGDKEFWIATAKQPIEVGMTLNYDQGLEMKDFSSKEIDRTFDSIFFVGQMRGTSGAAANAMGSKKVMEPAKDISIEKVAGSISIQELYTNKADYDGKVVTVHGQVTKFNAGIMGRNWVHIQDGTKSGDAFDVTITTQAVVSKDDVVVFSGKVALNKDFGAGYKYDVIIEEANLSTES encoded by the coding sequence ATGCGTTTCAAACTTTTTGTATTAATAATGACAGCGATGATGACCATGATTGGCTGTGAATCAAGAGAAAGAGTCAAGGCTCCGGCCAGCGATGCCCAGCCTGCCGCTCCACATCAGGCCATGGGAGCAGCACACACAATTCTGGTAAAAGAAGTCATTCAGGCCAAGAGCTATACCTATCTGTTTGTTGCTGAAGGCGACAAGGAATTTTGGATTGCCACAGCCAAACAGCCCATTGAGGTTGGCATGACTTTGAATTATGATCAGGGTCTGGAAATGAAGGATTTTTCCAGCAAGGAAATTGATAGAACCTTTGATAGTATCTTCTTTGTGGGTCAGATGCGGGGCACCTCAGGTGCAGCTGCAAATGCCATGGGTAGCAAAAAAGTCATGGAGCCCGCCAAAGATATTTCCATTGAAAAAGTAGCTGGCAGCATAAGCATTCAGGAGCTTTACACCAACAAGGCTGACTATGACGGCAAGGTTGTCACCGTGCATGGCCAGGTTACCAAATTCAATGCAGGCATTATGGGTCGCAACTGGGTTCATATCCAGGATGGTACAAAATCAGGGGATGCCTTTGATGTTACCATTACAACTCAAGCTGTTGTCAGCAAAGATGATGTTGTGGTCTTTAGTGGTAAAGTAGCTTTGAACAAAGATTTTGGTGCTGGTTATAAATATGATGTCATCATTGAAGAGGCTAATCTTTCAACCGAGAGCTAA